One genomic segment of Sander lucioperca isolate FBNREF2018 chromosome 10, SLUC_FBN_1.2, whole genome shotgun sequence includes these proteins:
- the LOC116042516 gene encoding trypsin-like, whose product MTLLALLLMIGAAAAVPREDGRIIGGQECEPHSRPFMASLNYGYHFCGGVLINNQWVLSVAHCWYNPYAMQIMLGEHDVRVFEGTEQLMKTDNIIWHPSYDYQTLDFDIMLIKLFHPVEVTEAVAPIPLPTACPMAGLPCSVSGWGYTAINGEVNLPARLQCLDVPILDHQDCENAYPGMITPRMVCAGYLDGGRDACNGDSGSPLVCAGEVQGLVSWGQGCALPNYPAVYVKLCEFLSWIEDTMAANP is encoded by the exons ATGACACTGCTGGCTCTGCTGCTGATGATCGGAGCTGCtg cggCAGTTCCCCGGGAAGATGGCAGGATCATTGGTGGGCAAGAGTGTGAGCCTCACTCTCGTCCATTCATGGCCTCCCTCAACTATGGTTACCACTTCTGTGGTGGGGTGCTCATCAACAATCAGTGGGTGCTCTCCGTTGCCCACTGTTGGTACAA TCCCTATGCCATGCAGATCATGCTGGGAGAACACGATGTGCGAGTGTTTGAAGGTACAGAGCAGCTCATGAAAACCGACAACATCATCTGGCACCCTAG TTATGACTACCAGACTCTGGATTTTGACATCATGCTGATCAAGCTCTTCCACCCAGTGGAGGTGACCGAGGCAGTCGCACCCATCCCATTACCCACAGCGTGCCCCATGGCGGGGCTTCCCTGCTCTGTGTCTGGCTGGGGTTACACTGCCATCAATGGCGAAG TGAACTTGCCCGCCCGTTTGCAGTGTTTGGACGTACCCATACTGGACCACCAGGACTGTGAGAATGCCTATCCTGGCATGATCACACCCAGGATGGTGTGTGCCGGATACCTGGATGGAGGCAGAGATGCATGCAAT GGTGACTCCGGCAGCCCTCTGGTGTGTGCTGGGGAGGTCCAGGGCCTGGTGTCATGGGGTCAGGGATGTGCCCTGCCTAATTACCCCGCAGTCTACGTCAAATTGTGTGAATTCCTCTCCTGGATTGAAGACACCATGGCAGCCAACCCCTGA
- the LOC118496171 gene encoding trypsin-2-like, with protein MIGLIVVTLLGAAAAAPTDDRIVGGYRCPAHSKPWQVSLNVGYHFCGGSLINEQWIVSAAHCWQNPMAQIAVLGDNHIWQNEGTEQYMSVDAIYWHQSYDYKTLDYDIMLMKLAHPVTVNQYVKPVALPKACPTPGDMCTVSGWGNIYTDQVFNPFYLQCVEVPILSNKDCDGSYPGMITDRMVCAGYLEGGKDSCQGDSGGPLVCNGELQGIVSWGQGCAQPNYPGVYTKVCSLMPWINDILSTYS; from the exons ATGATTGGCCTGATTGTTGTCACACTTCTGGGCGCTGCAG CTGCAGCACCTACGGATGACAGGATTGTAGGTGGCTACCGGTGTCCAGCCCACTCTAAACCCTGGCAGGTGTCTCTCAATGTCGGCTACCACTTCTGCGGCGGCTCCCTCATCAATGAACAGTGGATCGTCTCTGCTGCCCACTGCTGGCAAAA CCCAATGGCACAGATTGCCGTCTTGGGAGACAACCACATCTGGCAGAACGAGGGCACGGAGCAGTACATGTCAGTTGATGCCATCTACTGGCATCAGAGTTACGACTACAAGACCCTAGACTACGACATCATGCTGATGAAGCTGGCGCACCCTGTCACTGTGAACCAGTACGTCAAGCCTGTAGCCCTGCCCAAAGCCTGCCCCACACCCGGGGACATGTGCACGGTGTCTGGATGGGGGAACATCTACACTGATCAAG TATTCAACCCATTTTACCTTCAGTGTGTGGAAGTCCCCATTCTGTCTAACAAGGACTGTGATGGTTCCTACCCCGGCATGATCACTGACCGCATGGTGTGTGCTGGATACCTGGAAGGAGGAAAGGATTCTTGTCAG GGTGACTCTGGTGGTCCTCTGGTGTGTAACGGGGAGCTGCAGGGTATTGTCTCATGGGGCCAGGGCTGTGCTCAACCCAACTACCCGGGCGTTTACACCAAAGTGTGCTCTCTGATGCCCTGGATCAACGATATTCTCTCCACATACTCCTAG
- the LOC118496170 gene encoding trypsin-like: MTLLALLLMIGAAAAVPREDGRIIGGQECEPHSRPFMASLNYGYHFCGGVLINNQWVLSVAHCWYNPYAMQIMLGEHNLRVFEGTEQLMKTDNIIWHPSYDYQTLDFDIMLIKLFHPVEVTEAVAPIPLPTACPMAGLPCSVSGWGNTAMNGEVNLPVRLQCLDVPILDHQDCENAYPGMITPRMVCAGYMDGGRDACNGDSGSPLVCAGEVQGLVSWGQGCALPNYPGVYVKLCEFLSWIEDTMAANP, from the exons ATGACACTGCTGGCTCTGCTGCTGATGATCGGAGCTGCtg cGGCAGTTCCCCGGGAAGATGGCAGGATCATTGGTGGGCAGGAGTGTGAGCCTCACTCTCGTCCATTCATGGCCTCCCTCAACTATGGTTACCACTTCTGTGGTGGGGTGCTCATCAACAATCAGTGGGTGCTCTCCGTTGCCCACTGTTGGTACAA TCCCTATGCCATGCAGATCATGCTGGGAGAACACAATCTGCGAGTGTTTGAAGGTACAGAGCAGCTCATGAAAACCGACAACATCATCTGGCACCCTAG TTATGACTACCAGACTCTGGATTTTGACATCATGCTGATCAAGCTCTTCCACCCAGTGGAGGTGACCGAGGCAGTCGCACCCATCCCATTACCCACAGCGTGCCCCATGGCGGGGCTTCCCTGCTCTGTGTCTGGCTGGGGTAACACTGCCATGAATGGCGAAG TGAACTTGCCCGTCCGTCTGCAGTGTTTGGACGTACCCATACTGGACCACCAGGACTGTGAGAATGCCTATCCTGGCATGATCACACCCAGGATGGTGTGTGCCGGATACATGGATGGAGGCAGAGATGCATGCAAT GGTGACTCCGGCAGCCCTCTGGTGTGTGCTGGGGAGGTCCAGGGCCTGGTGTCATGGGGTCAGGGATGTGCCCTGCCTAACTACCCTGGAGTCTACGTCAAATTGTGTGAATTCCTCTCCTGGATTGAAGACACCATGGCAGCCAACCCCTGA